From the genome of Burkholderiales bacterium:
GGCGCTATCGGAAATCGGCGTGACCGGGTTGACGGTGACGGAAGTCAAGGGCTTCGGCCGGCAGAAGGGCCATACCGAACTCTATCGCGGCGCCGAATACGTAGTCGATTTTTTGCCCAAGGTCAAAATCGAAGTTGTGGTGCCTAGCAAGCTCGCCGATCTGGCGATCGAAGCCATCGTCAAATCCGCGCGGACCGGCAAAATCGGCGACGGCAAAATATTCGTGACGACGGTCGAGCAGGTGCTGCGCATCCGCACCGGTGAGACTGACGAAGCGGCTATTTAGCGTGTGTCGCGTAAATACGTGTTTATAAATATAGCCGCCATTCGCGCGGAAGCGGGAATCCAGGGGAGCAGCAACGGGTGATATTCGCGCTCGTTGCGAACAGTAAGCACCACCCGCTGGCAGTCGATCATGCCACGATGTTCCGCGAGGCTGAAGCAAAACTTCTCGCCGAGCAAACGAAAATCTATCCTGCCGAAGCGCAACCGGCGCAAAAAAGCTGACAGAGACGCGGCCGCGCGTTA
Proteins encoded in this window:
- a CDS encoding P-II family nitrogen regulator: MKKIEAIVKPFKLDEVREALSEIGVTGLTVTEVKGFGRQKGHTELYRGAEYVVDFLPKVKIEVVVPSKLADLAIEAIVKSARTGKIGDGKIFVTTVEQVLRIRTGETDEAAI